A single Gammaproteobacteria bacterium DNA region contains:
- the dapF gene encoding diaminopimelate epimerase: MKIEFSKMHGLGNDFVVIDAINQQINLSSEQVRFLADRHFGVGCDQLLLVEKASRPSVDFRYRIFNADGSEVEQCGNGARCFARFVANHGLTSKTEIPVETAGGDIVLRLQDDGQVTVDMGVPRFDPAVLPLTMAARQARYDVEIDGELTTFGAVSMGNPHAVIMVDDVTRAPVDTLGPILESHPLFPRRVNVGFMQVKSADHIALRVYERGAAETLACGTGACGAMVVGRTWGLLDDTVQVDLPGGSLRIHWAGEGHHVMMTGPAVEVFRGMIELA, translated from the coding sequence ATGAAGATCGAATTTTCCAAAATGCATGGCTTGGGCAATGATTTTGTTGTCATCGATGCCATTAATCAGCAGATCAATCTCAGTAGCGAGCAGGTGCGTTTTCTTGCCGATCGCCACTTCGGTGTGGGCTGTGATCAATTGTTGCTGGTGGAAAAGGCGAGCCGTCCCTCGGTGGACTTCCGTTACCGGATATTCAACGCCGATGGCAGCGAAGTGGAGCAGTGTGGCAACGGCGCCCGCTGTTTTGCCCGGTTTGTCGCCAATCATGGCTTGACCAGTAAAACCGAAATTCCGGTGGAAACTGCCGGTGGCGATATCGTTTTGCGTCTGCAGGACGATGGCCAGGTCACGGTCGACATGGGTGTTCCGCGCTTTGATCCGGCGGTGTTGCCGCTGACCATGGCGGCGCGTCAGGCGCGTTACGACGTGGAGATTGATGGCGAATTGACCACTTTTGGTGCAGTGTCCATGGGCAATCCCCACGCAGTGATTATGGTCGACGATGTGACTCGCGCACCGGTGGATACGTTGGGGCCGATATTGGAGTCGCACCCGCTGTTTCCCAGACGGGTCAATGTCGGTTTCATGCAGGTGAAAAGTGCCGATCACATCGCGCTGCGGGTGTATGAGCGCGGCGCGGCTGAAACGCTGGCCTGCGGCACTGGGGCATGTGGTGCCATGGTGGTGGGGCGCACTTGGGGATTGCTGGACGACACGGTACAGGTGGATTTGCCCGGCGGCAGTCTACGCATTCACTGGGCGGGCGAAGGCCACCATGTGATGATGACTGG